In Crinalium epipsammum PCC 9333, the genomic window AACCCTAGAAGATTTAGAGTTAGCTTGTGCTGCTGCGCGTGGTACACCAGTGTTGATTGGTAGTGGTGCTGACTGGGAAAATATTTCTACACTGATGCAAGCTGCGGACGGAGTTATTGTTTCTAGTTCTCTCAAACGTCACGGACGAATTGAGCAGACTATTGATCCTATTCGTGTTAGTCAGTTTGTAGAAGCGACAAGACGCAGTTTGAGTAGTAAAGCAGAAATTCCGCCAGTTTCTGCTGTGAAGCTACATTCTTAGGAGCCAGGTCAAAACTACCTGCGTGGGCTACATAAGTCAAAATGAAATTGTCCAATATACCCATAGAGGTTTAGTTTTATGAGGAGCCGCAGACGTTCTAGTCCTTGGATTCATCGCTGGTCTCGTGTGCTAATCGCTGCGATCGCTATTTTAGGTGCTTTGATAACTGCCTATCTGACTTACGTAAAATTCAGTGGCGGTTCTGCTGCTTGCCCTACCGACGGCTGCGAAAAAGTTTTATCTAGCCCTTACGCCAGCGTTTTTGGTTTTCCTCTAACTTTGTTTGGTTGTATGGCATATACCAGCATGGCAGTATTTGCCCTGTCTCCTTTGGCAATTAATCCCGAAGAGCAGAAAGACTTGCGCTCTAAGTTGGAGGACTGGACATGGCTGTTGCTATTTGCTGGCGCAACCGCGATGACGGTTTTTAGCGGCTACTTGATGTATCTGCTTGCCTTTAAGATTAAAGCACTCTGTATCTACTGCATAGTTTCGGCGGTATGTTCAATAAGCTTATTGGTACTGAGTTTAATCGGTCGAACTTGGGAAGATATTGGTCAATTATTCTTTACAGCAATTGTGGTTGGCATGATTGCCATAATTGGCACTTTGGGCGTATATGCCAGTATTAATAATCCATCAACGACTGCTCAAACTGACAGTCTCACTCCTGTAGGCGAACCTCAAGCAGGAGTTGGTTGGCAAGTTACTAACACATCGAGTGAAGCAGAAATTGCTCTAGCTCGTCATTTAACCAAGATTGGCGCGACGATGTACGGCGCTTGGTGGTGTCCTCACTGCCATGAACAGAAACAATTGTTTGGTAAAGAGGCGTTCAAGGAAGTTAATTATACTGAATGCGCCCCTGATGGCAAAAACTCACAGACCAACCTTTGTGTTAAGACTGATATCAAGAGTTATCCTAGTTGGCAAATCAAGGGTAAGGTAGAACCAGGCGTACAATCACTAGAAAAACTAGCTGATTTATCGGGTTATCAAGGCGATCGCAACTTTAAGTTTAAATTTCCACAAAGCTAACCCAAGAGAAATCCCCAAGCATACATTTAATTTAATTGAAGCTTACTAACGTACTACTTAAAATCGTAGTACGTTTTAAATTATCGGGAGTAATAATTTCTTTCCTGGAACATTTATTTATATTTGGGAGATTTATAATTAAATGAAAAAAATCAGTTTAGGGGAAAAACTGAAAAAATGGCTTCAACAAGAGCGCCGAGTATTTTTGACTGCTTCAGGTGTAGCAGGTAGCATAATTATTCTACGCATTGCTGGGCTATTACAGACATCGGAATTAGCGACTTTAGATCAGCTAATGCTACTACGTCCGCCAGAGCCAGTTGATGAGCGGGTTGTTATTGTTAAAATTACTGAAGCAGACATAAAAAAATGGCCAATAACTGATAAAGAACTGGCTATATTGCTCAAAAAAATTGATACGTTCAAGCCTCGCGCTATTGGTTTAGATATTTATCGTAACTTAGTTCAAGAGCCTGGTCATAAAGAATTAGTCAATACGGCTAAAAGCATTCCTAACTTAATAGGTATTCAAAGAATTAAGGATGAAAAAAGTCCAGGTGTTGCCCCGCCTCCATTTCTTAGTAAAGAGCAGATTGGATTTAATAATTTTCCGCTAGATACTGATGGCAAAGTACGTCGCAACTTGTTGTATGTTTATGATCAAGATGGCAATGCCATCCCCAGTTTTGCCATCACTTTAGCTGAGGCTTATTTAAAAGCGCAAGGAGTTGAATCTCAATCAGCAGTTAGTAATCCGAATTACCTACAGTTAGGCAAAACTGTATTTTCACCCTTTGCAACAAACGATGGTGGCTATGTAGGCGCTGATGATGGTGGCTATCAAATATTAGGCAACTTTCGTTCTCCAGATAAGTTGCTTACTGTGTCAATGGCAGATGTGTTAGCAAATAAAGTACCTGCAAATAAGCTGCGCGATCGCATTGTAATTATTGGCTTACAAGCTAGCAGTTTTGGCGATCTTTTTTATACTCCTTATAGTAGCAAGTTTTTTGATGCAGCCGAGCCATTTTTTGGTGTACAAATACACGCTAACTTTACCAGTCAAATCATCAACGCAGTGCTAGACGGTAGACCTTTAATTAAAGTTTGGTCTGATTTTGTAGAAAGTTTATGGATATTAGCTTGGTCTTACTTTGGCGCTAGTCTTAGCTGGAAATTACGTTCGCCTAAAAAGTCAACAGTGAGTATGCTGCTGGCTGGTTCTGGGTTAATTGGTATTTGTTATTTGGGTTTACTTGCAGGTTATTGGATACCACTAATACCGTCAATAATGGCATTATTTGGATCTGCTATCACGATCACAAGTTATATAGCTCACTTGGAAGAAGAATTACAACGCTCTAAAGAATTTTTACAGACAGTAATTAATACTATTGCCGATCCTATTTTTGTAAAAGATAAGCAACATCGCTGGATTATTTTGAATCAAGCTTATTGTAAATTCATTGGTTATTCTTATGAAATATTAATTTATAAATCAGAGTATGATTTTTTTCCTAAAGAGCAAGCTGATAATTTTTGGAAACAAGATGAGTTAGTATTCAGTGCTGGCAAAGGACAAGAAAATGAAGAGGAGTTTACTGATGTCAGAGGTAATACTCACATAATTGCTACGAAAAGATCACTACATAAAGATGCTGCTGGTAATTTGTTTTTAGTTGCTGTGATTCGAGATATAACTGAACGTAAGCGCATTGAGGAAGACCTCAAGAAAACGGCGGCAGAATTAATGCGTTCTAATGAAGAATTGCAGCTTTCAGGCAATCAGTTACGTCATCTGGCTTACCATGATAATCTTACAGGCTTACCAAATCGTAAACAGTTTTACGAACGCCTGAAGGAGTGCTTAGAAGATGCTAGTAGCAATAATAAATTAGTTGCTCTGCTATTTCTTGACCTTGATGGCTTTAAGCAAGTGAATGATACACTGGGGCATGATACAGGTGATAAATTATTGAAAATAGTTGCCCAGCGACTTCAAGGGTGCTTACGGGGCGGCGATACAGTTTCGCGGTTGGGTGGAGATGAATTTACAGTTATTCTTCCTACTATTAGAAAAGAACAAGATGCTGCTATAGTAGCTGAAAAAATTTTAGCGACCCTAGCTCAACCTTACACTGTCGAGGAACATAATATTGAGGTGACAGTCAGTATAGGCATTAGTATCTATCCCCTACATGGAGACTCATTAGAAAATTTAATTAAACAAGCCGATGTAGCTATGTATGCAGCTAAAGATTTAGGTCGGAATCGCTATGAATTAGCTGGCAATGATTAAGAAAAATTGATTTTCTTTTCGTGACAAAATATTATAATATGCGTAGCTTGACTAAATAAGTTTCAATGCGTAAGTTTTTGATATCAATCACTAGCTTGGCATTGTTAAGCTGTGGTGCTTCGCGCATTTTATCATTTTATGTTTTAGGGGGAGAGGAGGGAGGCTCATAGTGTTTGATACTCTTTTCTCAAGAGTTAAAAATGAACAAGTTTATTTGCGCGTTAGTTTAAAACAAGTGCTAGAAATCTTTCTTAAGATTTAGAACTATTTTTAAAAAATATGTTAATGTAGATGGACTAGCTGTAAATAGTGATTTAATCTAAATAAATCCCACAATCAAAACATTTTATTAAAGTTTTGACTAAGATGCTTGACCGTAGATATACTGAGATAATTTGGAACCTGCTCCATTAACTGATGGGAACAAGTGCTATGGCTACTTACCTAAAACTCACAGCGCCTGTGACTATGCTGATTTGTTTACAACTAATCAGCATTGGTAGGGTTTGTGCCACACTTCAACCAAATGAAAATTTGAGCAGGTGGTCGGAAACTGCCTTATTAGCGTCTAAGCCCCCTGTTGGGCTAAAAATTATCCAATTTAAACCCCCACCTCCAAACAAAGATAAAAAATCTCCTAAGAAAACTGAAGCTGGTGGTGGACGCTAAAATTAGCGTAATTCTGTTTCTGTTGGTGTAGATTTTGACAAGTGGTTTTTCTGCACTAAGGTATGAACTTGCCAGAGCGCGTCTGATGTAGAAAAATCGAGCCGATAGTGTCCGCCACGACTTTCTTGACGAAAAGCAGCACTCTTAAGTATTAAAAACGCTACATCAAGTAAATTGCGAGTTTCGCCCCAAGTTTTTAGTTCAGTATTAGCCTTTTCTAAGGGGAAATAAACATTTTCTCCTGGCTGTAGGTGCAGCAGGTATTGACTAATAGGCAGGTTGTTAAATTCTTGCATCCATATTTCTACTTGCGCGATCGCATGATCTAAAACATCCTGACTCCGACAAATACCCGCAGCTTGCCACATTAGGCGAGGTAATTCTTGTCTTAGTGAGAGAATATGAGCTTGTTGATCTCCAGAGAGGAGGGAGGGGGGAGGAGAGAGGGGAGAGGACGGAGGAGAGAGGGGGGAGGGGGTTTTTTCTAGCTGAATCTGGCTTAATTGAGCGCCAAAGACAATACATTCCAGTAAAGAATTACTTGCTAAACGATTAGCACCATGAACTCCGGTACTGGCGGTTTCCCCAATTGCATACAAATTCTGAATAGAAGTACGGTTTAGCAGATCTGTGGAAATTCCTCCCATCCAGTAGTGCGCGGCTGGCGCAACCGGAATTGGTTCACGGAAAACATCAATTCCCCAATTTTGGCAGACCTGAATAATGTTAGGAAATCGGTGACGGATTTTTTCTGGGGGAATTGGTCGTAAATCTAACCAAACATGATCGTTAGTAGGATCTGCTGAGGTTTTCTGCAAGTGGCTGAAAATAGCACGGCTGACTATATCTCTGGGAGCAAGTTCGCCTTTAGGGTGGTAATCATAAGCAAACCGCCGTCCCTCTGAGTCTACTAAATGAGCGCCTTCGCCTCGTACTGCTTCACTAATTAAAAATCTTGGCGCACCAGCTTTAGTTAAGGCTGTGGGGTGAAATTGTACAAACTCTAAGTCTCTCAGAATTGCCCCTGCACAAGATGCGATCGCAACTCCATCACCCGTACTCACTGCTGGGTTAGTTGTCTGAGCAAAAACCTGACCTCCACCTCCAGTTGCCAAAACTACAGCAGATGCTCGCACCCAGGTAATCTGCCCCTGGTAAATTAGGCTAATTCCCTGACAATCATTATCGGGATTCATCCACAAACTTAAGGCAAATGCTTGAGAAAGCACAGTAATATTCTTGCGACTTAACACTTGGTAAGTAAGAGTACTTACCATTGCTCTACCAGTAGTGTCAGCAGCATGAAGAACGCGGGGACGAGAATGAGCAGCTTCTAAAGTTAAAGCTAAATTTTCTCCCTTGCGATCAAAAGTCACACCCATATTTACTAAAGATTGGATGCAGCTTGGCGCGTGTTCTACTAAAAACTTTACAGCTTCTACGTCACAAAGACCTGCACCAGCATGAATGGTGTCCTCAAAGTGCAAAACTGGAGAATCGGTGGGGTCAACCGCAGCAGCAATACCTCCTTGCGCCCAGTCACTCGCAGATAAAGGTAAATCATCTTTGCTAATTAATCCTACTTGTAAAGAAGATGGTAAGCACAGTGCAGCATACAGACCCGCAGCACCAGCACCTACTACCAGAACATCAA contains:
- a CDS encoding vitamin K epoxide reductase family protein is translated as MRSRRRSSPWIHRWSRVLIAAIAILGALITAYLTYVKFSGGSAACPTDGCEKVLSSPYASVFGFPLTLFGCMAYTSMAVFALSPLAINPEEQKDLRSKLEDWTWLLLFAGATAMTVFSGYLMYLLAFKIKALCIYCIVSAVCSISLLVLSLIGRTWEDIGQLFFTAIVVGMIAIIGTLGVYASINNPSTTAQTDSLTPVGEPQAGVGWQVTNTSSEAEIALARHLTKIGATMYGAWWCPHCHEQKQLFGKEAFKEVNYTECAPDGKNSQTNLCVKTDIKSYPSWQIKGKVEPGVQSLEKLADLSGYQGDRNFKFKFPQS
- a CDS encoding CHASE2 domain-containing protein; amino-acid sequence: MKKISLGEKLKKWLQQERRVFLTASGVAGSIIILRIAGLLQTSELATLDQLMLLRPPEPVDERVVIVKITEADIKKWPITDKELAILLKKIDTFKPRAIGLDIYRNLVQEPGHKELVNTAKSIPNLIGIQRIKDEKSPGVAPPPFLSKEQIGFNNFPLDTDGKVRRNLLYVYDQDGNAIPSFAITLAEAYLKAQGVESQSAVSNPNYLQLGKTVFSPFATNDGGYVGADDGGYQILGNFRSPDKLLTVSMADVLANKVPANKLRDRIVIIGLQASSFGDLFYTPYSSKFFDAAEPFFGVQIHANFTSQIINAVLDGRPLIKVWSDFVESLWILAWSYFGASLSWKLRSPKKSTVSMLLAGSGLIGICYLGLLAGYWIPLIPSIMALFGSAITITSYIAHLEEELQRSKEFLQTVINTIADPIFVKDKQHRWIILNQAYCKFIGYSYEILIYKSEYDFFPKEQADNFWKQDELVFSAGKGQENEEEFTDVRGNTHIIATKRSLHKDAAGNLFLVAVIRDITERKRIEEDLKKTAAELMRSNEELQLSGNQLRHLAYHDNLTGLPNRKQFYERLKECLEDASSNNKLVALLFLDLDGFKQVNDTLGHDTGDKLLKIVAQRLQGCLRGGDTVSRLGGDEFTVILPTIRKEQDAAIVAEKILATLAQPYTVEEHNIEVTVSIGISIYPLHGDSLENLIKQADVAMYAAKDLGRNRYELAGND
- the nadB gene encoding L-aspartate oxidase — encoded protein: MTNHQSPITNHPIHFDVLVVGAGAAGLYAALCLPSSLQVGLISKDDLPLSASDWAQGGIAAAVDPTDSPVLHFEDTIHAGAGLCDVEAVKFLVEHAPSCIQSLVNMGVTFDRKGENLALTLEAAHSRPRVLHAADTTGRAMVSTLTYQVLSRKNITVLSQAFALSLWMNPDNDCQGISLIYQGQITWVRASAVVLATGGGGQVFAQTTNPAVSTGDGVAIASCAGAILRDLEFVQFHPTALTKAGAPRFLISEAVRGEGAHLVDSEGRRFAYDYHPKGELAPRDIVSRAIFSHLQKTSADPTNDHVWLDLRPIPPEKIRHRFPNIIQVCQNWGIDVFREPIPVAPAAHYWMGGISTDLLNRTSIQNLYAIGETASTGVHGANRLASNSLLECIVFGAQLSQIQLEKTPSPLSPPSSPLSPPPSLLSGDQQAHILSLRQELPRLMWQAAGICRSQDVLDHAIAQVEIWMQEFNNLPISQYLLHLQPGENVYFPLEKANTELKTWGETRNLLDVAFLILKSAAFRQESRGGHYRLDFSTSDALWQVHTLVQKNHLSKSTPTETELR